In the genome of Maribacter forsetii DSM 18668, the window AGCCAATAGGGGAATGGAACACTATGGTGATTACTGTAAATCACGAAGAGCATAAAGGTAGTGTTACCTTAAACGGTACAGAAATGGTAACATTTCCTGTAGCAAATGAAGAATGGGACGCTATGGTAGCAAAATCAAAATTTGCGGATTGGGACGGATTCGGAAAATATACCACCGGAAAAATCGGTTTACAAGATCACCACAATGTTGTAGCGTTCAGGAATATAAAAATCAAACAACTTTAATAGCATTTACGTATGAAAAATAAATATTCATTACTATTATTAGTTGCTTCTTTGGGAGTAATATCTTGTCAAGAAAAAGTAACGGTAGCTACTGATGGAGGACTAGAAGCTGTTAAGGATAGTGTAATCGTTTATGAAGAATACATGGGTGAAGAACCAACAACACCCGAAGAAACAGAATTTTACGAGCCTAAGGTTGCCGTGGTTAAACCAGCAACTGCTAGTGACGCACCAAGTGATGCCATTGTTCTTTTTAATGGTGCCAACTTAGATAATTGGATCAGTACCAATGATAGTACTACAGCTAAATGGCATTTGAATAAAGATGGTAGTATGACGGTTAATGACAAAACCGGAAACATACAGACCAAACAGAATTTTGGCGATGTACAATTGCATATAGAGTGGAAATCTCCTTTGCCGGTGCAGAGAGATAATCAGAATAGAGCAAATAGCGGTGTATTTTTAAACGGCATATATGAAGTGCAGATACTAGATCAAAATGATAATCCCACTTATGTAAACGGGCAAGTGGGTTCTATTTATAAGCAACATGTACCATTGGCAATGGCTTCTGTACCAACAGGCGAATGGAATACGTATGATATTATTTATCATGCTCCAGAATTTAATGTTGATGGTGGCAAGATAAAATCTGGAGATATCACCGTAATCCATAACGGAATCTTGGTTCAAGATCATGTGGAGCTTAAAGGAACTACGCCTTATGTTGGTTGGCCCAAGAACCCGGCACATGGTAAAGGTCCTCTAATGTTACAGGATCATGGTGACGATAGTCGTGTTAGTTTTAGAAATATTTGGGTTAGAGAACTTTAATATTTTATCAATTATAATTTAAGGAGCAAACAAGAGCATTTTTTGTTTGCTCCTTAACTATTTAAGTAGGGTGAGAAGATTCATAATAAATTTTTCATTTACCTTACCTTTGTCTTAATCTTAAAATATATTTATGATTCAATCCATGACCGGCTTTGGAAAGCATGTAGTTCAACTACCTAATAAAAAAATTACGGTAGAAATAAAATCACTTAACAGCAAGAGTATTGATTTAAATGCGCGTATGCCTTCTAGTTATCGTGAAAAAGAATTGGAACTAAGAAAATTGGTGGCTAATTCTTTGTTGCGCGGTAAGGTAGATTTTAATCTTTACGTTGAACTAACTGGTAACGAAACTTCTACCCAGGTCAATGAAATTGCAGTGAAACAATACATGGGGCAGTTGAAAAGTATTGCCGACGGTGATGATCTTAGATTGTTAGAAATGGCATTGCGTTTTCCTGATGCTATGAAGACGGATAAAGAAGATATCGACGAATCTGAATATGAGGCTATAAAAGAAGCGTTGAAAGGAGCTTTGGTAGAGATCAATGAGTTCAGGTCAGAAGAAGGTAGTGTTTTGGAAAAAGATTTTCTGGACAGAATAACTTCCTTAAAGAAATTGTTGGAAGAGGTTATAAGTATTGATCCAGATAGGCAGGCTACTATTCGTGAGCGTTTAGAAAAAGCCGTTCAAGATATAAAAGCAGATGTAGATGCAAATAGATTTGAACAAGAACTTATTTACTATTTAGAGAAGTATGATATTACGGAAGAAAAAGTTCGTTTGGCAAATCATTTAGACTACTTCAGCAAAACATTACAGTCAGACGATAGTAACGGTAAAAAATTAGGATTTATTTCTCAAGAAATTGGTCGTGAAATTAATACGATCGGTTCTAAAGCAAACTTTGCCCCTATGCAGCAAATAGTTGTGCAAATGAAAGATGAACTAGAGAAGATTAAAGAACAAATGTTAAACGTACTATAGATGAAAGGTGGAAAACTAATCATATTTTCTGCGCCCTCAGGAAGTGGAAAAACTACGATTGTACGCCATTTATTGGCACAGCCAGAATTGAATTTGGCTTTTTCTGTATCTGCAACTTCACGCCCTAGAAGAGGTAAAGAAAAGAATAAGGAACACTATTATTTCATGTCGGTTTCCGAATTTAAAAATCACATAAAGAATGATGATTTTTTGGAATGGGAAGAAGTATACCGAGATAATTTTTACGGTACGTTAAAAAGTGAGGTAGAACGACTTTGGGCAGAAGGCAAGAACGTAATATTTGATATTGACGTTGTTGGTGGCTTAAGAATTAAAAAGAAGTTTCCTGATCAGACGTTAGCTGTTTTTGTGAAGCCGCCAAGTGTAGACGAGCTTAAAATCAGACTTAAAAAGAGAAGTACTGAAAGTGAAGACAAAATAAATATGCGTATCGCAAAGGCATCGGTAGAACTGGCAACCGCACCACAATTTGATAAGGTAATAAAGAATTATGATCTTGATGTAGCCTTGAAGGAAGCAGTAGATTTAGTGGCATCTTTCGTTTCGGATGATAAAGAATAAGTGAGTATGAAAAAGGTAGGATTATACTTTGGCACCTTTAACCCTATTCATATTGGTCATTTGGTTATAGCGAACCATATGGTTGAGTTTTCAGACTTAGATGAGGTTTGGTTCGTAGTAACACCTCAAAGTCCGTTTAAGGTCAAGAAAACGCTTTTGGATAACCATCAAAGGTTTGAAATGGTCTATGAAGCAACGAAGGAGTATGATAAGCTAAAACCTAGTAATATAGAATTTAACCTGCCGCAGCCAAACTACACGATAAATACACTGGTTCATTTGGAGGAAAAATATCCTGAAGGATATGATTTTTCGTTGATTATGGGTGAAGACAATCTAAAAGGGCTTCATAAATGGAAGAACTATGAGGCTATCTTAGATCTTCATCATTTGTATGTCTACCCAAGAATATCTGAAGGGGTAATTGAGCATCAATTTAAAGAGCACGATAAGATTCATAGGGTAAACGCTCCAATCATGGAAATCTCCTCTACATTTATACGTAAAGAGCATAAAAATGGTAAAAACATAAAACCGTTATTACCGCCAGAAGTTTGGAAATATATAGATGAAATGAATTTTTATCGCTAATCTAAACTACTAGCTTTACGAAGATCATCCGTTGCAAGAAACACATCACCTTTGTTATAATACCATTTGCGTACTTTAGGAATCTTGATTCCGTTTACGGTAATTAGCTCTGAAAGTAGAATGTACTCCCCATCGTTTTTACTTTCATCATGAAAGAATTGATATACTTCCATAGCGTAAGTCTTTGGGTCAAAGTAGAAGTACCAAGTATCTTTACCTACTTCTTTTTCATATGTAGCTTTTAAAACTAGGTATTCTTTGCCTTTAAAGGTTTTCTTAATAACCTTGTTATCTATAATGGTGCCTGGGTCCTTTAATTTCATTGGCAATCCGTATAGATAGGTGTAATAGTTTTTCATCATTTTAGCGCGATCACAGCTAATATTCAAACTATCTTTTATTTTAGGGAATATAGAGGTGCTACCATTTAATTTTAGCGTACACTCGTCATTATTCAGTTCAGATTCAATAACGTAATTGTCTTTTGTTACGGTTGTTTTAAAATAATTCGTAGGTAATTTTAACTCAACTAGAGTACTGCGCATACTACTTTTTGGGTTTTCCATCTCAATAAGCATTTTACCTTTGAAGGTAGACCAATTGTCTTCTGGGTCATGAAATGCTATTGCTTTTTCTAATAATTCGTTACCGCTTATTTCTTGGGCATGATTAAAAATCCCAGTAAATAGAAAAGCAATCAAAACTAAATATTTCATAAATGTGTTTTTTAGTTCATTAGAAAAATTGATTTAATCCAAGGTAGCCGGGGCAACATCGGCATCGTGTTCCTTATAATACAATTCTAGTAGGTCCATTGTTGCGGTCATTAAATCTTTTGTCTCAAGCAAGATGGTGAAATACAATGTTGTGTTTTTAGGACTAGATTCTTCTGACCTTGTGCGCTCTACTTGAAGGCTAATTTTTTGAGAGACCAAATCATATAGCTCTTGCTTATTGTTCAAAATAGTACCAATTTTTTCAAATGATCTTTCTTCAAATGCATGGTAAGTATTGTCTAAGATCTCAGCTAGTTTTATATCAATTTGCTTAAGCTCTTTAATTTGATTGTATTTTAATTTCTTGTGATTGTTATTAACATGCTTGTGGCTAACCTTACCTATATATTCCAATGATTGAGAAATATCGGTTAAATGCCCCATGGCATTAATATAGAAATTACTTGCGCCAATATGAGCTTCTTCTAAATTTTTGATAAAATAGAAGGTATGATTTCTTAAATCTTCAATTTCATTTGCCAATTTAGCGCCTTGCTTCTTGTTTTTATGTAGTGAGTTGAGGTCTTGTTTTGCTAATCCGTTAATAGAATTAGAGTATATCTTATTCGCTCTTTTTACAACATTGGCAATGTTCTTAGCACTTTCTTCTATAACCCCTTGAATAGAACTGCTTTCTGCACGTTCTAAAATTTCTTCTTCTTTAGTCTCTTTTAATTTCTTGGTATGTGAAAGGTAATTCTTGCCAATTAAAACAAATGCAAAAATCAATAATGCGCTAATTGCATAAATACCACCTAGGTGAATGATGTAAGCTATTATGGCAGCAGCAACGAAAGCTACGATTGCAGTAAAGAACCATCCGCCAATTACATTCAATACACCTGCAACTCTATATACGGCACTTTCAGAGCCCCAGGCTCTATCTGCCAAAGATGTACCCATAGCCACCATAAAAGTTACGTATGTTGTGGATAATGGTAGTTTTAATGACGTCGCTAATGAAATTAGTACACTTGCTACCATTAAGTTTACAGAAGCTCTAATTAGGTCAAATGCAGGTTGGTCTTTTGCCTTTGCTTTTTGAGCATATGAAGTTGGTTTTATGAACTGAGTATCAATTCTCTTTTGTAATGATACCGGTATGATACTGTTTAAATTTTCGGATGCTTTTATGGAAAATTTCACGATCTGTCTAGATAGGTAATTTGGCTCAAAGCGTTCGTCACCTTCATCTTGTCTAGAAAGGTCTACACTCGTTTTTACAACATTTTTAGCTTTTGAAGAAAACCATAATGTTACTACCATGATAACCCCTGATGCTAATAGTAAATAGGTTGGAGTCTGTACTGCAACTGCTAATCCCTTCATGTTGTATTCAGAAGCTAATTGACCAGATTCTGACCAACTTAAAAACGACTCATATGCAGCTAATGGCACT includes:
- a CDS encoding 3-keto-disaccharide hydrolase, translating into MKNKYSLLLLVASLGVISCQEKVTVATDGGLEAVKDSVIVYEEYMGEEPTTPEETEFYEPKVAVVKPATASDAPSDAIVLFNGANLDNWISTNDSTTAKWHLNKDGSMTVNDKTGNIQTKQNFGDVQLHIEWKSPLPVQRDNQNRANSGVFLNGIYEVQILDQNDNPTYVNGQVGSIYKQHVPLAMASVPTGEWNTYDIIYHAPEFNVDGGKIKSGDITVIHNGILVQDHVELKGTTPYVGWPKNPAHGKGPLMLQDHGDDSRVSFRNIWVREL
- a CDS encoding YicC/YloC family endoribonuclease, encoding MIQSMTGFGKHVVQLPNKKITVEIKSLNSKSIDLNARMPSSYREKELELRKLVANSLLRGKVDFNLYVELTGNETSTQVNEIAVKQYMGQLKSIADGDDLRLLEMALRFPDAMKTDKEDIDESEYEAIKEALKGALVEINEFRSEEGSVLEKDFLDRITSLKKLLEEVISIDPDRQATIRERLEKAVQDIKADVDANRFEQELIYYLEKYDITEEKVRLANHLDYFSKTLQSDDSNGKKLGFISQEIGREINTIGSKANFAPMQQIVVQMKDELEKIKEQMLNVL
- the gmk gene encoding guanylate kinase; this translates as MKGGKLIIFSAPSGSGKTTIVRHLLAQPELNLAFSVSATSRPRRGKEKNKEHYYFMSVSEFKNHIKNDDFLEWEEVYRDNFYGTLKSEVERLWAEGKNVIFDIDVVGGLRIKKKFPDQTLAVFVKPPSVDELKIRLKKRSTESEDKINMRIAKASVELATAPQFDKVIKNYDLDVALKEAVDLVASFVSDDKE
- the nadD gene encoding nicotinate (nicotinamide) nucleotide adenylyltransferase produces the protein MKKVGLYFGTFNPIHIGHLVIANHMVEFSDLDEVWFVVTPQSPFKVKKTLLDNHQRFEMVYEATKEYDKLKPSNIEFNLPQPNYTINTLVHLEEKYPEGYDFSLIMGEDNLKGLHKWKNYEAILDLHHLYVYPRISEGVIEHQFKEHDKIHRVNAPIMEISSTFIRKEHKNGKNIKPLLPPEVWKYIDEMNFYR
- a CDS encoding DUF6503 family protein; amino-acid sequence: MKYLVLIAFLFTGIFNHAQEISGNELLEKAIAFHDPEDNWSTFKGKMLIEMENPKSSMRSTLVELKLPTNYFKTTVTKDNYVIESELNNDECTLKLNGSTSIFPKIKDSLNISCDRAKMMKNYYTYLYGLPMKLKDPGTIIDNKVIKKTFKGKEYLVLKATYEKEVGKDTWYFYFDPKTYAMEVYQFFHDESKNDGEYILLSELITVNGIKIPKVRKWYYNKGDVFLATDDLRKASSLD
- a CDS encoding inorganic phosphate transporter; its protein translation is MGENIYLFMIIALAVLAITDLIVGVSNDAVNFLNSAIGSKAISFKTIMLVASVGIAFGAVSSSGMMEVARKGIFNPSEFVFAEIMIVFMAVMITDILLLDFFNTLGMPTSTTVSIVFELLGAAVAISLVKIYSGDGNFTHLSNYINTDKATEIILGILLSVVVAFTIGAIVQFFTRVLISFKFNEKPKWVGAIFGGMAITAIIYFILIKGLKGTSIISPEASMFIGENPELFLLGNFIIWFALSWLATTFMKWNIYTVIIILGTFALAMAFAGNDLVNFIGVPLAAYESFLSWSESGQLASEYNMKGLAVAVQTPTYLLLASGVIMVVTLWFSSKAKNVVKTSVDLSRQDEGDERFEPNYLSRQIVKFSIKASENLNSIIPVSLQKRIDTQFIKPTSYAQKAKAKDQPAFDLIRASVNLMVASVLISLATSLKLPLSTTYVTFMVAMGTSLADRAWGSESAVYRVAGVLNVIGGWFFTAIVAFVAAAIIAYIIHLGGIYAISALLIFAFVLIGKNYLSHTKKLKETKEEEILERAESSSIQGVIEESAKNIANVVKRANKIYSNSINGLAKQDLNSLHKNKKQGAKLANEIEDLRNHTFYFIKNLEEAHIGASNFYINAMGHLTDISQSLEYIGKVSHKHVNNNHKKLKYNQIKELKQIDIKLAEILDNTYHAFEERSFEKIGTILNNKQELYDLVSQKISLQVERTRSEESSPKNTTLYFTILLETKDLMTATMDLLELYYKEHDADVAPATLD